The Terriglobales bacterium genome window below encodes:
- the nadA gene encoding quinolinate synthase NadA — MAIAIADTCRLDNYLVLPDRTMDERIVAAKRALGKDCLILGHHYQRDEVVRFADCRGDSYRLSKRAAESESRYIVFCGVHFMAESAYILARPSQQVILPDLNAGCSMADMAEIGQVEDAWEHFVAAGLTGDSGDGITPLTYMNSTAAIKAFCGERGGMVCTSSNAPAAFRWAFARTPKIFFLPDQHLGRNTAYGMGIPLGDMAVWDPFLPQGGLTVEQMRAARVILWKGHCSVHQRFLPEHVEQVRARYPGIRVIVHPECRWEVCQKADALGSTDRLIKIVEEAPAGTQFAVGTEIHLVNRVARENPDKMVITLDDSGCLCTTMFRISPQHLGWALENLVEGNVVNRIRVREDVKRWAHVALDRMLEIA; from the coding sequence GTGGCCATTGCGATTGCGGATACCTGCCGCCTGGACAACTACCTGGTCCTCCCTGACCGCACCATGGACGAGCGCATCGTCGCCGCCAAGCGTGCCCTGGGGAAGGACTGCCTCATCCTCGGACATCACTACCAGCGCGACGAGGTGGTGCGCTTCGCCGACTGCCGTGGCGATTCCTACCGCCTGTCGAAGCGCGCGGCCGAGAGCGAGAGCCGCTACATCGTCTTCTGTGGGGTGCACTTCATGGCGGAGAGCGCCTACATCCTGGCGCGGCCCTCGCAGCAGGTGATCCTCCCCGACCTGAACGCGGGCTGCTCCATGGCCGACATGGCCGAGATCGGCCAGGTGGAGGACGCCTGGGAGCACTTCGTGGCCGCCGGTCTGACCGGGGACTCGGGCGACGGCATCACCCCGCTCACCTACATGAACTCCACCGCCGCCATCAAGGCCTTCTGCGGGGAGCGCGGCGGGATGGTCTGCACCTCCTCCAACGCCCCCGCCGCCTTCCGCTGGGCCTTCGCGCGGACGCCCAAGATCTTCTTCCTCCCCGATCAGCACCTGGGGCGCAACACCGCCTATGGCATGGGCATCCCGCTCGGCGACATGGCGGTGTGGGACCCGTTCCTGCCGCAGGGCGGGCTGACGGTGGAGCAGATGCGCGCCGCCCGCGTGATCCTGTGGAAGGGGCACTGCTCGGTGCACCAGCGCTTCCTGCCCGAGCACGTGGAGCAGGTGCGGGCGCGCTATCCCGGCATCCGCGTGATCGTGCATCCCGAGTGCCGCTGGGAGGTCTGCCAGAAGGCCGACGCCCTGGGCTCGACCGACCGACTCATCAAGATCGTCGAAGAGGCCCCCGCGGGCACGCAGTTCGCCGTGGGCACCGAGATCCACCTGGTCAACCGCGTGGCCAGGGAGAACCCGGACAAGATGGTGATCACGCTCGACGATTCCGGCTGCCTGTGCACCACCATGTTCCGCATCTCGCCGCAACATCTGGGCTGGGCGCTGGAGAACCTGGTGGAGGGCAACGTGGTCAACCGCATCCGGGTGCGCGAGGACGTGAAGCGCTGGGCCCACGTCGCCCT